In Leptolyngbya sp. SIO1E4, one DNA window encodes the following:
- a CDS encoding PAS domain S-box protein, translated as MGGRDSGTEKILLHEQVSQDREEALSLLQATFESTADGLIVVNRDGRVLGHNQKFLQMWGMPEHLVSPQSDAAERFQYLANQTVDPEGFKAHILALFDQTPDAVICDQITLKDGRVFEWYSQPQRLKDEIVGRVWSYRDITQRQQTEAALRQGEEQFRRIVEHAKDITFLLDAEGNFVYTSPNLSQITGFTPQEVAGKPFAPFIHPDDLVLCEAVFHRVLSTGQDQEEIEFRTCHKAGYWIWQSASLACSQDGSGNPLVLGVTRPIEERKQREQALQLLVEGTASHTGEAFFQSCIGHMASLLKVDAVLIGKWADAHKCRVHTLSFLIEGQLRENFDYDLAGTPCELVVQGKPAYFAEGLVALFPNDPLLASERLDSYLGLPLVSSNGEVIGVIAVLNRGSLEFDPDREMFFRIFAARVGAELERQQAETALRQGEEQFRTLIENVPGAVYRCRSDEWWTMTFLSEAIADLTGYPAADFMNKPGRSLADLLTKSDVTAVNAVMRQAVDAHQPYVVEYPITHANGSERWMYEKGQGIFDDAGNLLWLDGVIVDITNRKRAEMLLTSQKQVLELIAADAPLDATLALLVSTFEKLAHCSTGSILLLDDSGQHLHHSIAPNLPEAYQQLVDGLEIGPAVGSCGTAAYRKAPVIVTDTQSDPLWSQWRDLARRFNLHSCWSMPIMSSQGTMMGTFALYFDRPQAPTADHWQILETAAHLAGIAMERKRTAEELYRAKEAAEMANRAKSQFLANMSHELRTPMNAILGFAQLMARDTSLSPQQQGALNVINTSGEHLLDLINDVLEMSKIEAGTITLSPHPFDLRHLLRTLQDMFQIQAEAKQLTLRFTLDDAVPRYIVGDEGKLRQVLINLLGNALKFTQVGHVALTVQAEAPTAAANGTLTFAIEDTGPGIPDEVLPLLFKPFVQAIHHVPGEGGSGLGLAITQQFVQLMGGAIAIATEVGQGSTFTFSIALEPVEPTALATLEDLSLQVATASDKTVQCLAPDQPVYRILVVDDRPENLDPLVQLLQSVGFDTRAAINGQDALNQWSTWHPHLIWMDMRMPIMDGYEATRQIRKREQGRGASENPAASAPSSISPALPTKIIALTASAFEDQREEMLAAGCDDFMHKPFHGEEIFRKMADHLGVAYVLSSPRERALPAARLGALSLETREGMPRSWLQDLSQAAIQADADWLKHLVDQMRPEQAELAKRLRDLVSRFEFEAIVEWVETVVHG; from the coding sequence ATGGGCGGGCGGGATAGTGGGACAGAGAAAATCCTCCTCCACGAGCAGGTTTCCCAAGATCGGGAAGAGGCCCTCTCGCTGCTACAAGCCACCTTTGAGTCCACAGCAGATGGGTTAATTGTTGTTAATCGCGATGGCCGGGTGCTAGGCCATAATCAGAAGTTTTTGCAGATGTGGGGGATGCCTGAACATCTGGTTTCGCCTCAATCAGATGCAGCAGAACGGTTTCAGTATTTAGCGAACCAGACGGTAGATCCAGAGGGGTTTAAGGCTCATATCCTAGCGCTGTTTGATCAGACGCCTGATGCCGTGATTTGCGACCAAATCACCCTCAAGGACGGGCGCGTGTTTGAGTGGTATTCCCAGCCCCAGCGCCTGAAGGACGAGATTGTGGGTCGAGTGTGGAGCTATCGCGACATTACCCAGCGACAGCAAACGGAGGCAGCGTTACGGCAAGGCGAGGAGCAATTTCGTCGCATTGTTGAGCACGCCAAGGACATCACTTTTCTCTTAGATGCCGAGGGGAATTTTGTCTACACCTCGCCCAATTTATCCCAGATCACTGGGTTTACGCCCCAGGAAGTGGCTGGAAAACCCTTTGCCCCTTTTATTCACCCCGATGATTTAGTGCTTTGTGAAGCCGTCTTTCATCGGGTGCTCTCCACGGGGCAAGATCAAGAAGAAATTGAATTCCGGACATGCCATAAAGCCGGTTATTGGATTTGGCAAAGTGCCAGCCTAGCCTGCTCCCAAGATGGCAGTGGCAATCCGTTAGTGTTGGGTGTTACCCGTCCGATTGAGGAGCGCAAGCAGCGAGAGCAGGCCCTGCAGTTGCTGGTGGAAGGGACAGCGTCCCATACGGGGGAAGCATTTTTTCAATCCTGTATTGGTCACATGGCCAGTCTGCTGAAAGTAGATGCTGTGCTGATTGGCAAATGGGCCGATGCTCACAAATGTCGAGTGCATACGCTCTCGTTTTTGATAGAAGGTCAGCTGCGAGAAAACTTTGACTATGATCTGGCGGGTACTCCCTGTGAACTCGTGGTTCAAGGAAAGCCTGCCTATTTTGCTGAGGGCTTGGTAGCGCTATTTCCTAACGATCCTTTACTTGCCAGTGAGCGCCTAGATAGCTATTTGGGGCTGCCTTTGGTGAGTTCGAACGGCGAAGTGATTGGGGTGATTGCTGTTCTCAATCGCGGCTCCCTTGAATTTGACCCTGACCGGGAAATGTTTTTCCGCATTTTTGCGGCCAGGGTCGGTGCAGAACTTGAGCGGCAGCAGGCAGAAACTGCCCTCCGTCAGGGGGAAGAACAATTTAGAACCCTGATTGAGAATGTGCCCGGAGCCGTCTATCGATGCCGCAGCGATGAGTGGTGGACGATGACGTTTTTAAGTGAGGCGATCGCCGACCTCACGGGCTACCCTGCTGCTGACTTTATGAATAAGCCGGGCCGTAGTCTTGCTGACTTGTTGACTAAATCGGATGTCACTGCAGTCAACGCTGTTATGCGTCAGGCCGTCGATGCCCATCAACCCTACGTGGTGGAATATCCCATTACCCATGCCAACGGCAGCGAACGCTGGATGTATGAAAAGGGGCAAGGTATTTTTGATGATGCTGGCAACCTGCTGTGGCTAGACGGGGTGATTGTTGACATCACCAATCGCAAACGGGCAGAGATGCTGTTAACGAGCCAGAAGCAGGTGCTAGAGCTGATTGCTGCCGACGCTCCGTTAGATGCCACGTTGGCCCTGCTAGTCAGTACTTTTGAAAAGCTGGCCCACTGCAGTACAGGGTCTATTTTGTTGTTGGACGACTCGGGCCAACATCTGCACCACAGTATTGCCCCCAACCTGCCTGAGGCCTATCAGCAACTTGTGGATGGGTTAGAAATTGGCCCCGCTGTCGGTAGCTGTGGAACAGCGGCCTACCGGAAAGCTCCGGTCATTGTGACCGATACCCAGAGTGATCCACTCTGGAGTCAATGGCGAGATCTGGCTCGGCGATTCAACCTACATAGCTGCTGGTCAATGCCGATTATGTCGTCCCAGGGAACGATGATGGGGACGTTTGCCCTCTATTTTGATCGGCCGCAAGCGCCCACCGCTGATCACTGGCAAATTCTGGAAACCGCTGCTCACTTGGCGGGGATCGCGATGGAGCGCAAGCGCACCGCCGAGGAACTTTATCGAGCGAAAGAAGCTGCCGAGATGGCTAACCGGGCTAAGAGTCAGTTCTTGGCTAACATGAGCCACGAATTGCGCACCCCCATGAATGCCATTTTGGGATTTGCTCAGCTGATGGCTCGAGATACCAGCCTGTCTCCTCAACAGCAGGGGGCTCTCAATGTGATCAACACCAGTGGTGAGCACCTGCTGGATTTGATCAATGACGTGTTGGAAATGTCCAAAATTGAAGCTGGAACCATCACCCTTAGCCCTCACCCCTTTGATTTGCGGCACCTGCTGCGAACTTTGCAAGATATGTTCCAAATCCAGGCGGAGGCAAAGCAGCTAACCCTCCGCTTTACCCTGGATGATGCCGTGCCCCGCTATATCGTGGGGGATGAAGGCAAGCTGCGGCAGGTACTCATCAATCTGTTGGGGAATGCCCTTAAATTTACGCAGGTTGGCCATGTAGCCCTGACAGTACAGGCTGAGGCACCCACTGCTGCTGCCAATGGCACCCTAACCTTTGCCATTGAAGATACGGGGCCGGGGATTCCTGACGAGGTTTTGCCCTTGTTATTTAAACCGTTTGTCCAGGCGATTCACCACGTCCCTGGTGAAGGGGGGAGCGGCTTGGGCCTGGCCATTACCCAGCAGTTTGTTCAACTCATGGGCGGCGCCATTGCGATCGCCACTGAAGTTGGTCAAGGCTCTACCTTTACGTTTTCAATTGCCTTAGAGCCTGTTGAGCCAACGGCCCTAGCTACCCTGGAAGATCTGTCCTTGCAAGTTGCGACTGCCTCTGACAAAACGGTTCAGTGCCTTGCGCCTGACCAACCGGTCTACCGCATTCTGGTGGTTGATGACCGTCCTGAAAATCTAGATCCGCTGGTGCAGTTGCTGCAATCGGTTGGGTTTGATACCCGTGCTGCCATTAATGGCCAAGACGCCCTGAACCAATGGTCTACCTGGCACCCCCATCTGATTTGGATGGATATGCGAATGCCCATTATGGATGGCTATGAGGCCACGCGGCAGATACGGAAGCGAGAGCAAGGCCGCGGGGCATCGGAAAATCCTGCCGCCTCCGCCCCTTCTTCGATTTCTCCGGCACTGCCGACTAAAATCATTGCCCTCACGGCCAGTGCCTTTGAAGATCAGCGGGAAGAGATGTTGGCAGCCGGGTGTGATGATTTTATGCATAAGCCCTTCCATGGGGAAGAGATTTTTCGCAAGATGGCTGACCATCTCGGGGTCGCCTATGTGCTCAGCTCTCCCCGAGAGAGGGCGCTACCGGCAGCGCGGTTGGGGGCTTTATCCCTTGAGACTCGAGAAGGGATGCCCAGGAGCTGGCTTCAGGATCTCAGTCAGGCGGCGATTCAGGCGGATGCTGACTGGCTGAAGCACTTAGTCGACCAAATGCGACCCGAGCAGGCAGAGCTGGCCAAACGGCTACGAGACCTGGTGAGCCGCTTCGAATTTGAGGCCATTGTGGAGTGGGTGGAGACCGTCGTACATGGCTAA
- a CDS encoding AraC family transcriptional regulator: MPKSQAKLWRVQALNNVECLKAVGITHAFGRHIHPEFGLAVVEQGQLAYRTEARDYFLNPGDMLVINPGQVHWGGTVNGNRYSYRILYPACETVARAMPSEREQPLPYFEENQICDRRLTQQLRHLLTALEHEPITLAQETYLTTVLAELVTQHAEGAVDPLTPESRIVQRVRDYIEAFFTQNLSLTELATLVQMKPLRLLRTFRKEMGLPPHAYLLQVRIHHAKAQLAQGRAIADVAVDTGFADQSHFTRHFKRFVGVTPGQYSVGC, encoded by the coding sequence ATGCCCAAGTCGCAAGCAAAACTCTGGCGCGTGCAGGCGTTGAACAATGTCGAGTGCCTCAAAGCCGTCGGCATTACCCACGCCTTTGGTCGGCACATTCATCCTGAATTTGGCCTCGCCGTGGTTGAGCAGGGGCAGCTCGCCTACAGAACTGAGGCGAGAGACTATTTCCTAAATCCGGGCGACATGCTGGTCATTAACCCAGGGCAGGTGCACTGGGGCGGAACCGTTAATGGCAATCGCTACAGCTACCGGATTCTTTATCCAGCGTGTGAAACTGTGGCGAGGGCAATGCCGAGTGAGCGCGAGCAGCCCCTGCCTTATTTTGAAGAGAATCAAATTTGCGATCGCAGGCTGACCCAGCAGCTGCGGCATCTGCTGACGGCCCTTGAGCACGAGCCCATCACCTTGGCCCAAGAGACCTATCTGACAACGGTTTTAGCTGAACTGGTTACCCAACATGCCGAAGGCGCGGTTGACCCGCTGACCCCAGAGAGTCGTATTGTGCAGCGCGTTCGCGATTATATTGAGGCGTTTTTTACGCAAAACCTGTCATTGACGGAGCTGGCGACTTTAGTTCAGATGAAACCCCTGCGCCTGTTACGCACGTTTCGCAAAGAAATGGGCTTGCCGCCCCATGCCTATCTTTTGCAGGTTCGCATTCACCATGCCAAAGCTCAGCTAGCCCAAGGACGAGCCATCGCTGATGTTGCCGTTGACACTGGTTTTGCCGATCAGAGCCACTTTACCCGCCACTTTAAGCGGTTTGTCGGGGTTACCCCCGGACAATATAGTGTCGGTTGCTGA